The proteins below come from a single Mya arenaria isolate MELC-2E11 chromosome 8, ASM2691426v1 genomic window:
- the LOC128244746 gene encoding uncharacterized protein LOC128244746, whose amino-acid sequence MADGSLLGNIDPDRVEKAFQRVKSEFKHPGARLVRITEEFYESALDVVRKYFILEEPVNKAVGMQWTDELRELWLSSFRLHLSIAAVNEVDGDIMAIRTTRITRKTDFVDPGTFQNQGIKRLFLIFNHCDQKADFFNRFGITEALHFYGLGCADKYQHQGLASKLFKAAIDMVRYLDIPDVYITGEATSNYSKKIYENAGFVELFEQSFATFKVKGEVVVPNTGIHKSMK is encoded by the exons atgGCGGACGGTTCACTGCTGGGGAATATTGACCCTGATAGAGTCGAGAAG gcgTTTCAACGCGTCAAGTCCGAGTTCAAGCATCCAGGTGCTCGATTAGTCCGAATCACAGAGGAATTCTACGAAAGTGCTTTGGATGTTGTTCGGAAGTACTTCATATTAGAGGAGCCAGTCAACAAGGCGGTTGGGATGCAATGGACGGATGAGCTTCGCGAGTTGTGGCTGTCCTCCTTCCGGTTGCATCTCTCGATTGCAGCTGTGAATGAGGTGGACGGTGATATAATGGCAATCAG GACTACGAGAATAACTAGGAAGACAGATTTCGTCGACCCAGGAACTTTCCAGAACCAGGGTATAAAGCGACTGTTCCTAATTTTTAACCACTGCGACCAAAAGGCAGACTTTTTTAATCGATTTGGCATCACGGAGGCGTTACATTTCTACGGTCTCGGGTGCGCAGACAAGTACCAACACCAAGGTCTGGCGTCCAAACTCTTCAAGGCCGCCATTGATATGGTCCGCTACCTCGACATTCCAGATGTTTATATAACAGGAGAGGCTACATCGAATTACTCTAAGAAAATTTACGAAAATGCAGGATTTGTGGAGCTTTTTGAACAGTCCTTTGCGACGTTTAAGGTGAAGGGAGAAGTGGTGGTGCCCAACACGGGAATTCACAAGTCAATGAAATAG